A window of Primulina huaijiensis isolate GDHJ02 chromosome 9, ASM1229523v2, whole genome shotgun sequence contains these coding sequences:
- the LOC140984265 gene encoding B3 domain-containing protein Os01g0234100-like translates to MRRLKGKKRANEGEEMGSNHHQGEEKTGNLNTFVMRSTKVDGATQNSSVDVPSTIGNARTVMVKEELLDHSPQSRYQELITPATVLHDGSHSDGSGSSQFSASVVKFQGVKGFEDFKISVDGLILDSELPTDVRVKYYELCNSQKMFLHDHLITGLGSKLVSGVISETSNIADAIKSTSVTHSIHNLECWEKTLKAFEALGMNVGFLRTRVDKLVKISRQYQATNQPKDAKLAQVEAKKKALGERVSTMEALQKSIATLQESIKILVAEIDGIEGKNEELGLEFKEIATASW, encoded by the exons ATGCGGAGATTGAAGGGTAAAAAAAGAGCAAATGAAGGTGAGGAAATGGGTTCTAACCACCACCAGGGGGAG gAAAAAACTGGAAATTTGAATACGTTTGTGATGAG GTCGACAAAAGTAGACGGGGCTACCCAAAATTCGAGTGTTGATGTTCCTTCAACTATTG GAAATGCAAGAACTGTCATGGTAAAGGAAGAACTCCTGGACCATTCACCTCAGTCCAGGTACCAAGAGCTCATTACGCCTGCCACAGTGCTGCATGATGGCTCGCACTCTGACGGCTCCGGAAGCAGCCAATTTTCAGCAtctgttgtcaaatttcaaggcGTGAAAGGATTTGAAGACTTCAAGATTTCCGTGGATGGTCTAATTCTTGATTCGGAATTACCAACAGATGTTAGAGTGAAGTATTACGAGCTATGCAACAGTCAAAAAATGTTTCTTCACGACCATCTTATCACGGGCCTCGGCAGTAAGCTAGTCTCCGGAGTGATATCCGAAACATCGAATATAGCAGATGCTATCAAATCTACCAGTGTCACTCACTCTATTCACAACTTGGAATGCTGGGAGAAAACGCTTAAAGCTTTCGAAGCCTTGGGCATGAATGTTGGATTTCTTCGCACCCGGGTAGATAAGCTAGTCAAAATTTCACGCCAATATCAAGCTACCAATCAACCGAAAGACGCAAAGTTGGCACAAGTGGAAGCCAAAAAGAAAGCTTTGGGAGAGAGAGTTTCAACCATGGAAGCATTACAAAAAAGTATAGCAACCCTTCAAGAATCAATAAAGATTCTCGTGGCCGAGATAGACGGTATTGAAGGTAAAAACGAAGAGCTCGGCTTAGAGTTTAAGGAGATTGCTACTGCTTCATGGTAA
- the LOC140984934 gene encoding uncharacterized protein — protein sequence MSIGGRCYWVRIRGEEVKVKGIVVVFTWASINGAQLKDFVALYSSFGWNSLVCRSDYLNPFIPERATSIAFSVLSEIAKELRSGLCPVVFSSFSGGSKACMYKVFQIIEGRSEVELNLEDSTLIASCISGQIYDSDPVDFADDLGARFALHRSILRMPGSSKLLSLFAKGVTSSLDALFLTRFGSQNAEYWQTLYSSVGLGAPFLILSSENDGVAPYSTLCNFAQHLQDVGGDVKVVKWTSSAQLGHHKYLTMQYTSAIAQLLERAVSVFSQKIQKLGERSRTDYMHDVISDLICDLQNAAVDSNQSFQRVAVGPNDHFFLPSSLAYQNNKEFGSLQEEQKERSPLRSSPCMHTNSVLGQVLFNVCVPKTVEGWDIKFSGALNREPLASLHKRSPFSGIKHRSRL from the exons ATGAGCATCGGCGGGAGGTGCTATTGGGTGCGGATTCGTGGAGAAGAGGTAAAAGTGAAGGGGATAGTCGTGGTTTTCACGTGGGCGTCGATTAACGGAGCTCAATTGAAGGATTTCGTCGCCCTCTACTCTTCTTTCGGATGGAATTCTCTTGTTTGCCGCTCCGATTATCTCAATCC TTTCATTCCTGAGAGAGCTACATCAATTGCTTTTTCTGTTCTCAGTGAGATTGCCAAG GAGCTAAGGTCTGGACTATGTCCTGTAGTCTTTTCTTCCTTTTCAGGTGGTTCTAAAGCTTGCATGTATAAGGTTTTCCAG ATTATTGAAGGACGTTCTGAAGTTGAGCTAAATCTG GAGGATAGTACATTGATCGCAAGCTGCATCTCAGGCCAGATCTATGATTCTGATCCTGTTGATTTTGCTGATGACTTGGGTGCCCGATTTGCTTTACACCGTTCCATCCTCAGAATGCCTGGTTCATCAAAGCTACTTTCATTGTTTGCAAAAGGTGTTACTTCAAGCTTGGACGCTTTATTCCTTACCAGGTTTGGATCCCAAAATGCAGAGTACTGGCAAACTCTTTACTCATCAGTT GGTTTGGGTGCCCCCTTTCTCATTTTAAGCTCAGAAAATGATGGTGTGGCTCCATATTCAACTCTCTGCAACTTTGCTCAGCATTTACAGGATGTGGGGGGTGATGTAAAAGTTGTGAAGTGGACTTCCTCTGCCCAACTAG GTCATCACAAGTATCTGACAATGCAATACACATCTGCGATAGCACAGTTGCTCGAGCGGGCAGTTTCagttttttcccaaaaaatacaaaaacttgGAGAAAGATCTCGGACGGACTATATGCATGATGTAATCTCTGATTTGATTTGTGATCTCCAGAATGCAGCAGTTGACTCGAATCAAAGCTTCCAAAGAGTTGCAGTGGGGCCAAACGACCACTTCTTTCTACCAAGTTCATTAGCTTATCAAAACAACAAAGAATTCGGGTCCTTACAGGAGGAGCAAAAAGAGAGGTCACCTTTACGATCAAGCCCTTGTATGCACACCAACAGTGTTCTCGGTCAAGTACTTTTCAACGTCTGTGTCCCTAAAACAGTTGAAGGTTGGGATATTAAATTTTCAGGTGCCTTGAACAGAGAGCCACTTGCTTCATTACACAAGCGATCACCATTCAGTGGCATTAAGCATAGATCAAGATTGTGA
- the LOC140984889 gene encoding uncharacterized protein: MAEYLKISERRKAMAAEEEENVQLILCRKRRLCSEHGNMDSGDVKLPENSLSSAASVAYGCSEDDNESSGDDVQKGSRSPDLENVVSDSEPEGFETETSTPINGGFSFNLSTPTSERCGDSEEVSMGSSTAKKKKLSQAVKSRRDLSSPAAEKMPSSEEIEEFFAAAEKCDQKRLTEKYNYDFLKDVPLEGRYQWVRLQP; encoded by the exons ATGGCGGAATACCTGAAGATAAGTGAGAGGAGAAAAGCTATGGCGGCGGAGGAGGAGGAGAATGTGCAGCTGATTTTATGTAGGAAAAGGAGGCTGTGTTCTGAGCATGGAAATATGGACTCTGGAGACGTGAAATTACCTGAGAATTCACTTTCGTCGGCGGCGTCGGTAGCTTATGGATGctctgaggatgataatgaGTCAAGTGGCGACGATGTGCAGAAAGGATCGAGATCACCAGATCTGGAA AATGTTGTTTCGGATTCCGAGCCCGAGGGTTTCGAAACGGAAACCTCAACGCCCATCAATGGCGGCTTCAGTTT TAACCTTTCTACTCCTACAAGCGAGCGTTGTGGAGACTCAGAGGAAGTGTCCATGGGATCCTCAACGgcaaagaagaaaaaattgtCACAGGCGGTGAAATCTCGCCGGGATCTCTCATCGCCGGCGGCAGAGAAGATGCCATCGTCTGAGGAGATAGAAGAATTCTTCGCGGCGGCAGAAAAGTGCGACCAGAAACGACTCACTGAAAA GTATAACTATGATTTTTTGAAGGACGTTCCATTGGAGGGAAGATACCAGTGGGTTCGGTTACAGCCATGA
- the LOC140984759 gene encoding uncharacterized protein isoform X2: protein MTDDLCFFAKDSLTIKAPKKNPLLLRMAVLIFVMVCGVYICSVCLRQIGGRSLERLSSVEVVERPCELTNVEPLEKLFLHFPKPKSFSRGECACNPVRYFAILSTQRSGSGWFETLLNSHVNISSNGEIFSVKVRRTNITTIVDALDKIYNLDWFTSASKNECTAAVGLKWMLNQGLMQHHEEIVNYFNAKGVSAIFLFRRNLLRRMISVLANSYDQNTKLLNGTHKSHVHSLEEAEILAKYKPTVDTTTLIPNLKQLEDLVTKSLEYFKNTRHIILYYEDILKNRKTFKIF from the exons ATGACGGACGATCTCTGTTTCTTCGCCAAG GATAGCTTAACCATAAAAGCTCCAAAGAAAAATCCATTATTATTGAGGATGGCAGTATTGATTTTCGTGATGGTATGTGGTGTGTATATATGTTCGGTCTGTCTTAGGCAAATTGGGGGACGATCGCTCGAACGTTTATCGAGCGTTGAAGTGGTAGAGAGACCATGTGAATTGACTAATGTTGAACCCTTGGAAAAACTTTTTCTGCATTTTCCcaaaccaaagtcttttagccG GGGAGAATGTGCATGCAACCCGGTGCGATATTTTGCAATTTTGTCCACACAGAGGTCTGGGAGCGGATGGTTCGAAACGTTATTGAACAGTCATGTCAACATAAGCTCTAATGGGGAAATATTCTCTGTTAAGGTCCGGAGAACTAACATAACTACTATTGTCGATGCTTTGGACAAAATCTATAATTTAGACTGGTTCACAAGTGCCTCTAAGAATGAGTGCACAGCTGCTGTTGGATTGAAATGGATGCTTAATCAG GGCTTAATGCAACATCATGAAGAAATAGTGAATTACTTCAATGCTAAAGGAGTTTCAGCAATTTTTCTTTTCAGAAGGAACCTACTGCGCAGAATGATATCGGTTCTCGCAAATTCTTACGATCAAAATACCAAATTACTGAATGGGACTCACAAATCTCATGTGCATTCACTCGAGGAG GCCGAAATTCTTGCTAAATACAAACCAACAGTCGACACAACTACACTTATACCAAATCTGAAACAACTAGAAGACTTGGTTACCAAATCCTTGGAATATTTCAAAAACACTCGGCATATCATCCTGTACTACGAGGACATTTTAAAGAACCGAAAA ACGTTCAAGATTTTTTGA
- the LOC140984759 gene encoding uncharacterized protein isoform X1: MTDDLCFFAKDSLTIKAPKKNPLLLRMAVLIFVMVCGVYICSVCLRQIGGRSLERLSSVEVVERPCELTNVEPLEKLFLHFPKPKSFSRGECACNPVRYFAILSTQRSGSGWFETLLNSHVNISSNGEIFSVKVRRTNITTIVDALDKIYNLDWFTSASKNECTAAVGLKWMLNQGLMQHHEEIVNYFNAKGVSAIFLFRRNLLRRMISVLANSYDQNTKLLNGTHKSHVHSLEEAEILAKYKPTVDTTTLIPNLKQLEDLVTKSLEYFKNTRHIILYYEDILKNRKKLADVQDFLRVPRMELRSRQVKIHKGSLSSQVENWEDVKKTLQGTSYEKFLDQDYKL; encoded by the exons ATGACGGACGATCTCTGTTTCTTCGCCAAG GATAGCTTAACCATAAAAGCTCCAAAGAAAAATCCATTATTATTGAGGATGGCAGTATTGATTTTCGTGATGGTATGTGGTGTGTATATATGTTCGGTCTGTCTTAGGCAAATTGGGGGACGATCGCTCGAACGTTTATCGAGCGTTGAAGTGGTAGAGAGACCATGTGAATTGACTAATGTTGAACCCTTGGAAAAACTTTTTCTGCATTTTCCcaaaccaaagtcttttagccG GGGAGAATGTGCATGCAACCCGGTGCGATATTTTGCAATTTTGTCCACACAGAGGTCTGGGAGCGGATGGTTCGAAACGTTATTGAACAGTCATGTCAACATAAGCTCTAATGGGGAAATATTCTCTGTTAAGGTCCGGAGAACTAACATAACTACTATTGTCGATGCTTTGGACAAAATCTATAATTTAGACTGGTTCACAAGTGCCTCTAAGAATGAGTGCACAGCTGCTGTTGGATTGAAATGGATGCTTAATCAG GGCTTAATGCAACATCATGAAGAAATAGTGAATTACTTCAATGCTAAAGGAGTTTCAGCAATTTTTCTTTTCAGAAGGAACCTACTGCGCAGAATGATATCGGTTCTCGCAAATTCTTACGATCAAAATACCAAATTACTGAATGGGACTCACAAATCTCATGTGCATTCACTCGAGGAG GCCGAAATTCTTGCTAAATACAAACCAACAGTCGACACAACTACACTTATACCAAATCTGAAACAACTAGAAGACTTGGTTACCAAATCCTTGGAATATTTCAAAAACACTCGGCATATCATCCTGTACTACGAGGACATTTTAAAGAACCGAAAA aaattgGCAGACGTTCAAGATTTTTTGAGGGTTCCGCGAATGGAGTTGCGCAGTCGGCAAGTGAAGATTCACAAAGGGTCTTTATCTTCACAAGTCGAAAACTGGGAGGATGTAAAGAAGACTCTCCAAGGAACATCTTATGAGAAGTTTTTAGATCAAGACTACAAGTTGTAA